One Sulfurimonas hongkongensis DNA window includes the following coding sequences:
- the mqnE gene encoding aminofutalosine synthase MqnE has product MNLKEKIEKGERVSFDEALSLYEMDFFELGQLADAKRLSLHGKKTYFNINRHINPTNICADVCKFCAYSANRKNPNPYTMTHDEIMNIVKDVESRGIKEVHIVSAHNPGTGLDWYLGIFKKIKEAYPKMHVKALTAAEVDFLAREYNKSYDEILDLMVANGVDSMPGGGAEIFDEEVRDYICKGKVTSQQWLDIHEKWHARGKMSNVTMLFGHVESRANRIDHMMRIRELQDKSKGFNAFIPLVYQRENNYLKIQKDISADEILRTIAISRIVLDNVPNIKAYWVTSTVGLALLAQEFGANDLDGTIERESINSAAGAKSANGVELDEFVALIKNSGFIPIERDSIYNEIKTW; this is encoded by the coding sequence ATGAACTTAAAAGAGAAAATAGAGAAAGGAGAGAGAGTCTCATTTGATGAGGCACTTAGTCTTTATGAGATGGATTTTTTTGAGCTAGGGCAGCTAGCTGATGCAAAGAGACTCTCACTTCATGGTAAAAAAACATACTTTAATATTAACCGCCATATAAATCCAACAAATATCTGTGCAGATGTTTGTAAGTTCTGTGCATACTCAGCAAATAGAAAAAACCCAAATCCCTACACAATGACGCATGATGAGATAATGAATATCGTAAAAGATGTAGAGAGTCGCGGTATAAAAGAGGTTCATATAGTCTCTGCACATAACCCTGGTACTGGACTTGACTGGTATCTTGGTATCTTTAAAAAGATAAAAGAGGCATATCCAAAGATGCATGTAAAAGCATTAACAGCGGCAGAGGTTGACTTTTTAGCACGAGAGTATAACAAAAGCTATGATGAGATACTAGATCTGATGGTTGCAAATGGTGTTGATTCCATGCCTGGTGGTGGAGCTGAAATCTTTGATGAAGAGGTTCGAGACTATATCTGTAAGGGAAAAGTTACATCCCAACAGTGGCTGGATATCCATGAAAAGTGGCACGCAAGAGGCAAAATGTCAAATGTTACTATGCTCTTTGGTCATGTTGAGAGTAGGGCAAACCGCATAGACCACATGATGCGCATACGAGAACTGCAAGATAAAAGCAAAGGTTTTAACGCTTTTATCCCTCTTGTTTATCAAAGAGAGAACAACTATCTAAAGATCCAAAAAGATATAAGTGCGGATGAGATTTTAAGAACTATTGCCATCAGTCGCATAGTCTTAGACAATGTACCAAATATAAAAGCTTACTGGGTGACTTCAACTGTTGGTCTTGCACTTCTTGCTCAAGAGTTTGGAGCAAATGACCTTGATGGAACTATAGAGAGGGAGTCTATAAACTCCGCAGCAGGTGCTAAAAGTGCAAATGGAGTTGAGCTAGATGAGTTTGTTGCACTTATAAAAAATAGTGGCTTTATTCCTATTGAGAGAGATAGCATCTACAATGAGATAAAGACTTGGTAA